Proteins found in one Massilia sp. H6 genomic segment:
- a CDS encoding methyl-accepting chemotaxis protein, producing MGFASKISINAFLKDNAASAHDDTALVSPDTQFGPDMLPPQPSTEGRGGAQLHGSADAAARRLGNTRPRKPLGVMPAEDDDLRLPLIGHLSLARQLRLVMGAFAVGIVLTVLAMWQNAARTDVVANQGQIAADALMHSQRVAKAAPNALRGDISSFKELDESRAEVVRDLTLLARGGRLGGHAIPAASGELVAQLAKARSAWSASNAAATTIAGNKRHLIGFGASVARLDALVPDLHRLAARLAGGAPREAASAERLKALAERLPATAHAFMSAGAAPRDTARAIARDSAELGALLASLASLAPLADADLRERVADAGTAFGAWQQGVTTLVANLHNFDAARSAEQVIARDNEGLRSTLTRIQADYRSQLAARSPWFWLLVGASVFTLAMGGSISRVMLQDSRNRARGAEARRREAEAMRQMAQAKEEEAKATNDQNQAAILRLMNELQEVADGDLTVHATVSEDITGAIADSVNYTVEELRELVLRVIRTAEQVTRASGGAQTVSTELLGAAEQQSREIQEASAVVLRMATEIADVSRSATESADVARQSVAAAEQGASAVQNAITGMHEIREQIQETSKRIKRLGESSQEIGEITDLISDITEQTNVLALNAAIQAASAGEAGRGFSVVAEEVQRLAERSGEAAKGIGALVRTIQADTHDAVAAMEKSTQGVVEGARLSDAAGAALLDISRVSHRLAELIQGISSAAQQQATSANGVAHNMQHILSVTEHTQGGTRQTAQSIRELALLAQELKDSVSRFRVAA from the coding sequence ATGGGATTCGCCTCGAAGATCAGCATCAACGCCTTCTTGAAAGACAATGCGGCCAGCGCGCACGACGATACCGCGCTGGTGTCGCCCGATACCCAGTTCGGTCCGGACATGCTGCCGCCGCAGCCCTCGACCGAAGGCAGGGGCGGCGCGCAGCTGCACGGCTCGGCCGACGCCGCCGCGCGCCGGCTCGGCAACACGCGCCCACGCAAGCCGCTGGGCGTCATGCCCGCCGAAGATGACGACCTGCGCCTGCCGCTGATCGGCCACCTGTCGCTGGCGCGCCAGCTGCGCCTGGTGATGGGCGCGTTTGCGGTCGGCATCGTGCTGACCGTGCTGGCCATGTGGCAGAACGCCGCCCGCACCGACGTGGTGGCGAACCAGGGCCAGATTGCCGCAGACGCCCTGATGCACTCGCAGCGCGTGGCCAAGGCTGCGCCGAACGCGCTGCGCGGCGACATTTCCTCTTTCAAGGAGCTCGACGAGAGCCGCGCCGAAGTGGTGCGCGACCTGACCTTGCTGGCGCGCGGCGGCCGCCTGGGCGGCCATGCGATCCCGGCCGCCTCCGGCGAGCTCGTGGCCCAGCTCGCGAAAGCGCGTTCGGCCTGGTCGGCCTCGAACGCGGCCGCCACCACCATCGCGGGCAACAAGCGCCACCTGATCGGCTTTGGCGCCAGCGTGGCCCGGCTCGACGCGCTGGTGCCCGACCTGCACCGCCTTGCCGCCCGTCTAGCTGGCGGTGCCCCGCGCGAAGCAGCTAGCGCCGAACGCCTCAAGGCGCTGGCCGAACGCCTGCCGGCAACGGCCCATGCCTTCATGTCGGCTGGAGCGGCGCCGCGCGACACTGCCCGCGCCATCGCGCGCGACAGCGCCGAACTGGGCGCCTTGCTGGCAAGCCTGGCAAGCCTGGCACCCTTGGCCGACGCCGACCTGCGCGAGCGCGTGGCGGATGCCGGCACCGCCTTCGGGGCCTGGCAGCAGGGCGTGACCACGCTCGTGGCCAACCTTCATAATTTCGACGCCGCCCGCAGCGCCGAGCAAGTCATCGCGCGCGACAACGAAGGCTTGCGCTCGACGCTGACGCGGATCCAGGCGGATTATCGTAGCCAGCTGGCGGCCAGGAGCCCATGGTTCTGGCTGCTGGTGGGCGCATCGGTCTTTACGCTGGCGATGGGCGGCAGTATCAGCCGCGTGATGCTGCAGGATTCGCGCAACCGCGCCCGCGGCGCCGAAGCGCGCCGCCGCGAAGCCGAAGCAATGCGCCAGATGGCCCAGGCCAAGGAAGAAGAAGCCAAGGCCACCAACGACCAGAACCAGGCGGCGATCCTGCGCCTGATGAACGAATTGCAGGAAGTCGCCGATGGCGACCTGACCGTGCATGCGACGGTATCGGAAGACATCACCGGCGCGATCGCCGACTCGGTCAACTACACGGTAGAGGAACTGCGCGAACTGGTGCTGCGGGTGATCCGTACCGCCGAGCAGGTCACGCGCGCATCTGGCGGCGCGCAGACCGTCTCCACCGAGCTGCTGGGCGCGGCCGAGCAGCAGTCGCGCGAGATCCAGGAAGCCTCGGCGGTCGTGCTGCGCATGGCGACCGAGATCGCCGACGTGTCGCGCTCGGCGACCGAATCGGCCGACGTGGCGCGCCAGTCGGTGGCCGCGGCCGAGCAGGGCGCCAGCGCGGTGCAGAACGCGATCACCGGCATGCACGAGATTCGCGAGCAGATCCAGGAAACCTCGAAGCGCATCAAGCGCCTGGGCGAATCGTCGCAGGAAATCGGCGAGATCACCGACCTGATCTCGGACATTACCGAGCAGACCAACGTGCTGGCGCTCAATGCCGCGATCCAGGCCGCGTCGGCAGGCGAGGCAGGACGCGGCTTCTCGGTGGTGGCCGAGGAAGTGCAGCGCCTGGCGGAACGTTCGGGCGAGGCGGCCAAGGGCATCGGTGCGCTGGTGCGCACCATCCAGGCCGATACCCATGACGCCGTCGCGGCCATGGAAAAGTCGACCCAGGGCGTGGTCGAGGGCGCGCGCCTGTCGGATGCGGCCGGCGCCGCGCTGCTCGATATTTCGCGCGTGTCGCACCGCCTGGCGGAGCTGATCCAGGGGATCTCGAGCGCCGCACAACAACAGGCGACGTCCGCCAACGGCGTGGCCCATAATATGCAGCATATCCTGTCGGTCACCGAGCACACCCAGGGCGGCACGCGCCAGACGGCGCAGTCGATCCGTGAGCTGGCGCTGCTGGCCCAGGAACTGAAAGATTCGGTGTCGCGCTTCCGCGTGGCCGCCTAA
- a CDS encoding chemotaxis protein CheW, with the protein MTEVAARPEGDARSIRLRQYQDHLLERMQAANSGNGAPIRQLGMQVGATRYLLDLLEAGEIVPPVPLARVPLTQPWYLGLANVRGSLVGVIDLARYLGQDAAAAGATPGAAPGMRLVTFAPSLGMNCALLAERVYGLRQASSMQREGDALRDADNILWTPLSLAALVREQRFLHIAQQPDIQ; encoded by the coding sequence ATGACCGAGGTTGCAGCCCGGCCGGAAGGCGACGCGCGCAGCATCCGGCTGCGCCAATACCAGGACCATCTGCTCGAGCGCATGCAGGCCGCGAACAGCGGCAACGGCGCCCCGATCCGCCAGCTGGGGATGCAGGTGGGCGCGACGCGCTACCTGCTCGACCTGCTCGAGGCCGGCGAAATCGTGCCGCCGGTGCCGCTGGCGCGGGTGCCGCTGACCCAGCCCTGGTACCTGGGCCTGGCCAATGTGCGCGGTTCCCTGGTCGGCGTGATCGACCTGGCGCGCTACCTGGGCCAGGACGCAGCAGCGGCCGGCGCAACGCCGGGCGCCGCGCCAGGCATGCGCCTGGTGACCTTCGCGCCCTCGCTGGGCATGAACTGCGCCTTGCTGGCCGAGCGCGTGTACGGCCTGCGCCAGGCCAGCAGCATGCAGCGCGAGGGCGACGCCCTGCGCGATGCCGACAATATCCTCTGGACGCCGCTCTCGCTGGCAGCGCTGGTGCGCGAACAGCGCTTTTTGCACATCGCGCAACAACCAGACATTCAGTAA
- a CDS encoding response regulator, producing MAIQKILIVDDSPTERFYLTDVLAKHGYTVAAAVNGEEAIDKIRAERPHLILMDVVMPGANGFQVTRSIGRDPALAAIPIIICSSKNQETDRIWGMRQGARDYLVKPVNPALLLASIAALDAKAAVEEAPAAAAEAAA from the coding sequence GTGGCCATACAAAAGATCCTGATCGTCGACGATTCCCCGACCGAGCGCTTTTACCTGACCGATGTGTTGGCCAAGCATGGTTATACCGTCGCCGCCGCCGTCAATGGCGAGGAAGCGATCGACAAGATCCGGGCCGAGCGCCCGCACCTGATCCTGATGGACGTCGTCATGCCGGGCGCGAACGGGTTCCAGGTAACGCGCTCGATCGGGCGCGACCCGGCGCTGGCGGCGATCCCGATCATCATCTGCAGCAGCAAGAATCAGGAAACCGACCGCATCTGGGGCATGCGCCAGGGCGCCCGGGATTACCTGGTCAAGCCGGTCAACCCGGCGCTGCTGCTGGCCAGTATCGCCGCGCTCGACGCCAAGGCGGCCGTGGAGGAAGCGCCGGCCGCCGCCGCTGAAGCCGCGGCATGA
- a CDS encoding PleD family two-component system response regulator has protein sequence MTTSPQPTGLTIMVIDDSSTIRRSAEIFLTQAGYQVVLADDGFDALAKINDHHPALVFCDILMPRLDGYQTCALIKKSARFHATPVLMLSSKDGLFDRARGAMVGASAYLTKPFSKDSLLAAVREHTAGKA, from the coding sequence ATGACGACATCGCCGCAACCCACCGGCCTGACCATCATGGTGATCGACGACAGCAGCACGATCCGCCGCTCCGCCGAGATCTTCCTGACCCAGGCAGGCTACCAGGTCGTGCTGGCCGATGACGGATTCGATGCGCTCGCCAAGATCAACGACCACCATCCCGCGCTGGTGTTCTGCGACATCCTGATGCCGCGCCTGGATGGTTACCAGACCTGCGCCCTGATCAAGAAGAGCGCGCGTTTCCATGCGACGCCAGTGCTGATGCTGTCGTCCAAGGACGGTCTGTTCGACCGTGCACGCGGTGCCATGGTCGGGGCCTCGGCCTACCTGACCAAACCTTTTTCCAAAGACAGCCTGCTGGCGGCCGTGCGCGAACACACGGCCGGCAAGGCTTGA
- a CDS encoding rubredoxin: MCLICGWVYDEEAGAPEDGIAPGTRWADVPMNWTCPECGARKDDFEMTAI; this comes from the coding sequence ATGTGCCTGATTTGCGGCTGGGTCTACGACGAAGAAGCCGGCGCGCCGGAAGACGGCATCGCGCCGGGCACCCGTTGGGCCGATGTGCCGATGAACTGGACCTGTCCGGAGTGCGGCGCGCGCAAGGACGATTTCGAGATGACCGCAATCTAA
- a CDS encoding hydroxymethylpyrimidine/phosphomethylpyrimidine kinase, with translation MQNQPLPLILTFGVSDPVGALGVQADLAAFAAHGCHGLSVVAGILVADSARVENLHEVDSDWMADQARVLLEDMPIAAFKVGAVATVLQLAAIAEIVSDYPDAPLILDPFLTALPDSGLADEEMLSAIRSILAPQTTVLMLSQSELGRMAETWREVGDGSAGSLLEDVAELTTAGCQYVLVTGTRDDKGTCSNTLFDAGGEVARVEWQHLPGPFIGAGNTYSAAFTALMARGMDAQGALFAAQEYTSGTLEHAQRFGMGKFIPNKFYRGPSGPAGTHDH, from the coding sequence GTGCAAAACCAACCGTTACCCCTCATCCTGACTTTCGGCGTGTCCGACCCCGTCGGCGCGCTCGGCGTCCAGGCCGACCTGGCCGCGTTCGCCGCCCACGGATGCCATGGCTTGTCGGTAGTTGCCGGCATCCTGGTGGCCGACAGCGCCAGGGTCGAAAACCTGCACGAAGTCGACAGCGACTGGATGGCCGACCAGGCCCGGGTGCTGCTCGAAGACATGCCGATCGCCGCCTTCAAGGTGGGCGCGGTGGCCACCGTGCTGCAGCTGGCCGCGATCGCCGAGATTGTCTCGGACTATCCGGACGCCCCGCTGATCCTCGACCCGTTTCTTACCGCCCTGCCCGACTCCGGCCTGGCCGACGAAGAAATGCTGTCGGCGATCCGCTCGATCCTGGCACCGCAGACCACGGTACTGATGCTGTCGCAGTCGGAACTGGGCCGCATGGCCGAGACCTGGCGCGAGGTCGGCGACGGCAGCGCCGGCTCGCTGCTCGAAGACGTTGCCGAACTGACCACGGCCGGCTGCCAGTACGTGCTCGTCACCGGCACCCGCGACGACAAAGGCACCTGTTCCAACACCTTGTTCGACGCCGGCGGCGAAGTCGCGCGGGTCGAGTGGCAGCACCTGCCGGGCCCCTTCATCGGCGCCGGCAACACCTATTCGGCCGCGTTTACGGCGCTGATGGCGCGCGGCATGGATGCGCAAGGCGCCCTGTTCGCCGCCCAGGAATACACCAGCGGCACGCTCGAACACGCCCAGCGCTTCGGCATGGGCAAGTTCATCCCCAACAAATTCTACCGGGGCCCTTCCGGTCCCGCAGGCACCCATGACCATTGA
- the hemL gene encoding glutamate-1-semialdehyde 2,1-aminomutase: MTIDHSTSKNDLLFARAQQSTPGGVNSPVRAFRSVGGTPRFITRAEGPYFWDADGKRYIDYIGSWGPAIVGHAHPDVITAVQQAAANGLSFGAPTLGEIEIAEELCRLVPSIEQVRLVSSGTEATMSALRLARGATGRDKIVKFEGCYHGHADSLLVKAGSGLLTFGNPTSAGVPEDFVKHTLVLDYNNVPQLEDAFESMGDTIACVIVEPVAGNMNLIRATPEFLQRMRELCTEHGAVLIFDEVMCGFRVGLGGAQEMYGVTPDLTALGKVIGGGLPVAAFGGRADLMQKMAPLGPVYQAGTLSGNPVAVAAGMATLKLVQAPGFYDRLGAASERLVTGLAAAASEAGIAFCGDAVGGMFGFYFSDSVPSTYAQMMAGDKERFNRFFHGMLDEGVYFAPAMFEAGFVSAQHTDAVIDETIEAARRVFKRIG; encoded by the coding sequence ATGACCATTGACCACAGCACTTCGAAGAACGACCTCCTGTTTGCCCGCGCCCAGCAAAGCACGCCCGGCGGCGTCAACTCGCCAGTGCGCGCGTTTCGCTCGGTGGGCGGCACTCCGCGCTTCATTACCCGCGCCGAGGGCCCGTACTTCTGGGACGCCGACGGCAAGCGCTATATCGACTACATCGGTTCCTGGGGCCCGGCCATTGTCGGCCACGCCCACCCGGACGTGATCACGGCGGTGCAGCAGGCCGCCGCCAATGGCCTGTCGTTCGGCGCGCCGACGCTCGGCGAAATCGAGATCGCCGAAGAGCTGTGCCGCCTGGTGCCATCGATCGAACAGGTGCGCCTGGTCTCGTCGGGCACCGAAGCGACCATGAGCGCGCTGCGCCTGGCGCGCGGCGCCACCGGGCGCGACAAGATCGTCAAGTTCGAGGGCTGCTACCACGGCCACGCCGACTCGCTGCTGGTCAAGGCCGGCAGCGGCCTGCTCACCTTCGGCAATCCAACCTCGGCCGGCGTGCCGGAAGATTTTGTCAAGCACACCCTGGTCCTCGACTACAACAACGTGCCGCAGCTGGAAGACGCGTTCGAGTCGATGGGCGACACCATTGCCTGCGTGATCGTGGAGCCGGTGGCCGGCAACATGAACCTGATCCGCGCCACGCCGGAATTTTTGCAGCGCATGCGCGAGCTGTGCACCGAGCACGGCGCCGTGCTGATCTTCGACGAAGTCATGTGCGGCTTTCGCGTTGGCCTGGGCGGCGCCCAGGAAATGTACGGCGTCACGCCCGACCTGACCGCGCTGGGCAAGGTGATCGGCGGCGGCCTGCCGGTGGCGGCCTTTGGCGGGCGCGCCGACCTGATGCAAAAAATGGCGCCGCTCGGGCCGGTGTACCAGGCCGGTACGCTGTCGGGCAATCCGGTGGCGGTGGCAGCAGGCATGGCCACGCTCAAGCTGGTGCAGGCGCCGGGCTTCTACGACAGGCTGGGCGCGGCCAGCGAGCGCCTGGTGACGGGCCTGGCGGCAGCCGCCAGCGAGGCCGGCATCGCGTTCTGCGGCGATGCCGTGGGCGGCATGTTCGGGTTCTACTTCTCCGACAGCGTGCCCTCGACCTATGCCCAGATGATGGCCGGCGACAAGGAGCGCTTCAACCGCTTCTTCCATGGCATGCTCGACGAAGGCGTGTACTTCGCGCCGGCGATGTTCGAGGCCGGCTTCGTCTCGGCGCAGCACACCGACGCGGTCATCGACGAGACGATCGAGGCGGCGCGCCGGGTGTTCAAGCGTATCGGATAA
- the corA gene encoding magnesium/cobalt transporter CorA, translating to MINVFVLQNGRLNQVGVDTRQDLETVTPVWVDLTDPTEEERTLVKATYGVTLPGEDEVQDIEASARYYEAENGDLHLRTDFLLEEDAGPSRVITVAFILSGKILFSVHNDDLPVFRLVRLRARSRPGSIEDYMDVLLDLYATDAEYSADALEGIYEALEEVSSRVLQKDFTDQDAAAALNAIAHEEDLNGRIRRNMMDTRRAVSFLMRGRLLNADQFEEARQILRDIESLDGHTSFLFDKVNFLMDATVGFININQNKIIKIFSVASVAFLPPTLIASIYGMNFEVFPELKWTLGYPFAIGLMAAAIAAPLLYFHRRGWLR from the coding sequence ATGATCAACGTATTTGTCCTCCAGAATGGCCGCCTCAACCAGGTCGGCGTCGACACGCGCCAGGACCTGGAAACGGTCACGCCGGTCTGGGTCGACCTGACCGATCCGACCGAGGAAGAGCGCACCCTGGTCAAGGCGACGTATGGCGTGACGCTGCCGGGCGAGGACGAAGTCCAGGACATCGAGGCCTCGGCCCGCTACTACGAAGCCGAAAACGGCGACCTGCACCTGCGCACCGATTTCTTGCTCGAAGAAGACGCCGGCCCGTCGCGCGTGATCACGGTGGCTTTCATCCTGTCCGGAAAAATCCTGTTTTCGGTGCACAACGACGACCTGCCGGTGTTTCGCCTGGTGCGCCTGCGGGCGCGTTCGCGGCCCGGTTCGATCGAAGACTACATGGACGTGCTGCTCGACCTGTACGCGACCGATGCCGAGTATTCGGCCGACGCGCTCGAGGGCATCTACGAAGCGCTCGAGGAAGTCTCGAGCCGCGTGCTGCAGAAAGATTTCACCGACCAGGACGCGGCCGCCGCGCTGAACGCGATCGCGCACGAAGAAGACTTGAACGGCCGCATCCGCCGCAACATGATGGACACGCGGCGCGCAGTAAGCTTCCTGATGCGCGGCCGCTTGCTCAACGCCGATCAGTTCGAGGAGGCGCGCCAGATCCTGCGCGACATCGAATCGCTGGACGGCCACACGTCGTTCTTGTTCGACAAGGTGAACTTCCTGATGGATGCCACGGTCGGCTTCATCAACATCAACCAGAACAAGATCATCAAGATCTTCTCGGTCGCCTCGGTCGCCTTCCTGCCGCCGACCCTCATCGCCAGCATCTATGGCATGAACTTCGAGGTGTTCCCGGAGCTGAAGTGGACGCTCGGCTATCCGTTCGCGATCGGGCTGATGGCCGCCGCGATCGCTGCGCCGCTGCTGTATTTCCACCGCCGCGGCTGGCTACGGTGA
- the mtgA gene encoding monofunctional biosynthetic peptidoglycan transglycosylase, which translates to MSKTRKAAGSRKASRGWVKWIFLGPLLLVLLAQLYFFSMVCWYAYVNPGSTSFMRQQLSELREQNPDARLKHQWVPYERISANLKRAVVASEDSGFAAHGGVDWEALEKAYERNNRRSKVVGGGSTITQQLAKNLFLSGSRSYLRKGQEMIIAFMLETVMSKRRILELYLNVVEYGRGVFGAEAAARHYFRTSAAKLSPSQAARLAVMLPNPRYYDKHRSTSYLERRTALIQRRMRFADLP; encoded by the coding sequence ATGAGCAAAACGCGCAAGGCGGCCGGGTCGCGCAAGGCTTCGCGCGGCTGGGTCAAGTGGATCTTTTTGGGCCCGCTCCTGCTGGTGCTGCTGGCCCAGCTCTATTTCTTCAGCATGGTCTGCTGGTATGCCTATGTCAATCCGGGATCGACCAGCTTCATGCGCCAGCAGCTGTCGGAACTGCGCGAACAAAACCCGGACGCGCGCCTCAAGCATCAGTGGGTGCCCTACGAGCGCATTTCGGCCAACCTGAAACGGGCGGTGGTGGCCTCGGAAGATTCGGGTTTCGCCGCGCACGGCGGCGTGGACTGGGAAGCGCTGGAAAAAGCCTATGAACGCAACAACCGGCGCAGCAAGGTGGTGGGCGGCGGCTCCACCATCACCCAGCAGCTGGCCAAGAACCTGTTCCTGTCGGGCTCGCGCAGCTACCTGCGCAAGGGGCAGGAGATGATCATCGCCTTCATGCTCGAGACGGTGATGAGCAAGCGCCGCATCCTCGAGCTCTACCTTAACGTGGTCGAATACGGCCGCGGCGTGTTCGGCGCCGAAGCCGCGGCGCGCCATTATTTCCGCACCTCGGCGGCCAAGCTGTCGCCCTCGCAGGCCGCGCGCCTGGCGGTGATGCTGCCCAATCCGCGCTACTACGACAAGCATCGTTCTACCTCGTACCTGGAGCGCCGCACGGCGCTGATCCAGCGCCGGATGCGCTTCGCCGACCTGCCGTGA
- the aroE gene encoding shikimate dehydrogenase: protein MSERYCVIGHPIAQSRSPEIHAAFARQTGQDISYERCLAPLDGFAATVRRLVQEGYRGANVTVPFKIEAARIATRLAERARAAGAVNTLVFDADGAIVGDNTDGPGLVADISRNAGMALAGRRVLLLGAGGAARGVLLPLLQERPRQIVIANRTAATAEALAREFGQHGMVVAASGFAGIEGSFDLVVNATSASLHADVPPIPASVFCRTTLALDMMYGLEPTGFMQFAARHGAATRDGLGMLVEQAAEAFALWRGIKPDTADILNQMRQSQR from the coding sequence GTGAGCGAGCGCTATTGCGTCATTGGCCACCCGATCGCCCAGAGCAGGTCGCCCGAGATCCACGCCGCCTTTGCGCGCCAGACCGGCCAGGACATCAGCTACGAGCGCTGCCTGGCGCCACTTGACGGCTTTGCCGCCACCGTGCGGCGGCTGGTGCAGGAAGGTTACCGCGGCGCCAACGTCACGGTACCGTTCAAGATTGAAGCGGCGCGCATCGCGACCCGGCTGGCCGAGCGCGCGCGCGCGGCCGGCGCCGTCAACACGCTGGTGTTCGACGCCGATGGCGCGATTGTTGGCGACAACACCGACGGACCAGGGCTGGTGGCCGACATCAGCCGCAATGCCGGCATGGCGCTGGCGGGGCGGCGCGTGCTGCTGCTCGGCGCCGGCGGCGCCGCGCGCGGCGTGCTGCTGCCCTTGCTGCAAGAGCGGCCGCGCCAGATCGTGATCGCCAACCGCACCGCGGCCACCGCCGAAGCGCTGGCGCGCGAATTCGGCCAGCACGGGATGGTGGTCGCTGCCAGCGGCTTTGCCGGCATCGAAGGCAGCTTCGACCTGGTCGTGAATGCGACCTCCGCCAGCCTGCATGCCGATGTGCCGCCGATTCCGGCCAGTGTTTTTTGCCGAACCACGCTGGCGCTGGATATGATGTATGGGCTTGAGCCGACCGGATTCATGCAGTTCGCGGCCCGCCATGGCGCCGCCACCCGCGACGGCCTGGGCATGCTGGTGGAACAGGCGGCCGAAGCGTTTGCGCTGTGGCGCGGAATTAAGCCCGACACCGCGGACATCCTGAACCAGATGCGGCAATCACAACGATGA
- a CDS encoding energy transducer TonB — MKYLQNNRPLMIALGVSVLVHGALLAVRFAAPDAFRHQPADPGLEVILVNAKHANAPVKADALAQANLDGGGTADAGRARSPLPDLRRIENGESIKALQRRIADLEQQQRNVLTQVQRTEFTAAPKTEQDKPDPTRTGSDAFDTSRAISRAAAEVIERIEDQNKRPKRTQITPSTRQVGYAIYYKEMQKRIEEIGTLNFPQEGGRKLYGELVVYIPIFQDGSLYMKDGGPRIEQGSGNPALDKAALQIVRRAAPFGGFPANMRTQGKDDLWEVITRFRFTREDRMQAELRGGAQ; from the coding sequence GTGAAGTATTTGCAGAACAACCGTCCATTGATGATTGCCCTCGGCGTGTCCGTGCTTGTGCATGGGGCGCTGCTGGCGGTGCGGTTCGCCGCGCCGGATGCGTTCCGGCACCAGCCGGCCGATCCGGGGCTGGAAGTCATCCTGGTCAATGCCAAGCATGCCAACGCGCCGGTAAAGGCCGACGCCCTGGCGCAGGCCAATCTCGACGGCGGCGGCACGGCCGACGCGGGCCGCGCCCGTTCGCCGCTGCCGGATCTGCGCAGAATCGAGAACGGCGAAAGCATTAAGGCCTTGCAGCGCCGCATTGCCGACCTCGAACAGCAACAGCGCAACGTCCTGACCCAGGTCCAGCGTACCGAATTTACCGCGGCCCCGAAAACCGAACAGGACAAGCCCGATCCCACCCGCACCGGCAGCGACGCGTTCGACACCAGCCGCGCCATCTCGCGCGCGGCGGCCGAAGTCATCGAGCGCATCGAAGACCAGAACAAGCGGCCCAAGCGCACCCAGATCACGCCCAGCACGCGCCAGGTCGGCTATGCCATCTATTACAAGGAAATGCAGAAGCGGATCGAAGAGATCGGCACGCTCAATTTCCCGCAGGAGGGCGGCCGCAAGCTGTACGGCGAGCTGGTGGTTTATATTCCGATCTTCCAGGATGGCTCGCTCTACATGAAAGATGGCGGCCCGCGCATCGAGCAGGGTTCCGGCAACCCGGCCCTCGACAAGGCGGCCCTGCAGATCGTGCGCCGCGCCGCGCCCTTCGGGGGCTTCCCGGCCAACATGCGCACCCAGGGCAAGGACGACCTATGGGAAGTGATCACGCGTTTTCGCTTCACGCGCGAAGACAGGATGCAGGCCGAATTGCGCGGGGGCGCGCAGTGA